Proteins co-encoded in one Leucobacter exalbidus genomic window:
- a CDS encoding enoyl-CoA hydratase encodes MSYIDYQVDGAVAVISLNRPEKRNAQDESMLQDLDAAWQRAAIDDDVKVIVLRANGNHFSAGHDLHTPASGYLKEGKSTLESAYAWETEHYFGYSRRWRDIPKPSIASVQGACIAGALNVIWPCDLIVAAENASFSDPVVKFGVGGIEYHAHTWELGARRAKEMLFTARAFSAAEAFDAGMVNRVVAVDELEEKTMELAHEISQMDAWGLAMAKRAVNQTLDVMGQQAALQSAFDIHWHGHNNALLRTGYPMLVPGAAPMQAGEARGVTPRSEDSA; translated from the coding sequence ATGAGCTACATCGATTACCAGGTCGACGGCGCCGTCGCCGTGATCTCGTTGAACCGGCCAGAGAAGCGCAACGCTCAAGACGAGTCGATGCTGCAGGATCTCGACGCCGCGTGGCAGCGGGCAGCGATCGACGATGACGTCAAAGTCATCGTGCTGCGCGCCAACGGCAACCACTTCTCAGCTGGCCACGATCTGCACACGCCGGCATCGGGCTACCTGAAAGAGGGCAAGAGCACGCTCGAGAGCGCGTACGCCTGGGAGACCGAGCACTACTTTGGGTACTCGCGCCGCTGGCGTGACATTCCCAAGCCGTCGATCGCATCGGTGCAGGGCGCGTGCATCGCGGGCGCCCTTAATGTGATCTGGCCGTGCGACCTCATTGTGGCGGCCGAGAACGCCTCGTTCAGCGATCCGGTCGTGAAGTTCGGCGTCGGTGGCATCGAATACCACGCACATACGTGGGAGCTTGGTGCACGCCGGGCTAAGGAGATGCTGTTCACGGCGCGCGCATTCAGCGCGGCCGAGGCGTTTGACGCCGGCATGGTGAACCGCGTGGTGGCGGTTGACGAGCTCGAAGAAAAGACCATGGAGCTCGCGCACGAGATCTCGCAGATGGATGCGTGGGGCCTCGCCATGGCCAAGCGCGCCGTCAACCAGACCCTCGACGTCATGGGCCAGCAGGCTGCGCTGCAGTCGGCCTTTGATATTCACTGGCACGGTCACAACAATGCGCTGCTGCGCACCGGCTACCCGATGCTGGTGCCCGGGGCGGCTCCGATGCAGGCTGGCGAGGCACGCGGCGTGACGCCCAGATCGGAGGATTCAGCGTGA
- a CDS encoding acyl-CoA dehydrogenase family protein: protein MMELAWGEDFDALVDVSKSAFVRYSPLEERTNSVPFADQIAQFAELGWLQLSDPNVAADEGVPLTTIAAVFVEMGRALADTPLLDLIVARDAALAAGSEHAAALAERIGDGEAIVLPVFPDAAIAGSEWGGGLTIENGVLNGTAFAIGYADQAEAFLVHAVGAENVLAVVEAGAAVTVEPMSNMGDHEVFALSFANVAVPAESVLARGADADRAAKLASQRGSVLRAAQVYGAGLRLLDITVLYAQQRHQFGGPIGRFQAVQYLCTDIAVAAHLTSAHVRSAAGALDAGADAQPHLGLLHKQAIKTATHMVHCAHEVHAGIGYMVESNVHLFTNAAKRWQFDFGSAAHTDAEIVSALDRIYVGA from the coding sequence ATGATGGAATTGGCTTGGGGTGAAGATTTTGACGCCCTCGTAGACGTCAGCAAGTCGGCATTCGTGCGTTACTCACCGTTGGAAGAACGCACCAACAGCGTTCCGTTCGCAGACCAGATCGCACAGTTCGCTGAGCTGGGTTGGCTGCAGCTCAGTGACCCGAACGTGGCCGCCGATGAGGGCGTGCCGCTGACGACAATCGCTGCGGTATTCGTGGAGATGGGGCGCGCACTCGCTGACACCCCGCTGCTCGACCTGATCGTGGCGCGCGATGCTGCGCTTGCCGCGGGTTCTGAACATGCGGCGGCACTGGCCGAGCGCATCGGTGACGGCGAAGCGATCGTGCTGCCCGTCTTCCCTGATGCGGCGATTGCCGGATCAGAGTGGGGTGGCGGTCTCACGATCGAGAACGGGGTGCTGAACGGCACCGCCTTCGCCATCGGCTACGCCGACCAGGCAGAGGCCTTCCTCGTGCACGCGGTCGGTGCCGAGAACGTGCTGGCGGTTGTCGAGGCCGGGGCCGCGGTCACCGTGGAACCCATGTCGAACATGGGCGACCACGAGGTGTTCGCGCTGTCGTTCGCAAACGTTGCCGTGCCCGCCGAAAGCGTGCTCGCCCGCGGGGCGGACGCCGATCGCGCGGCCAAGCTGGCCTCGCAGCGCGGCTCGGTGCTGCGCGCAGCCCAGGTCTACGGTGCCGGGCTGCGACTGCTCGACATCACGGTGCTGTACGCGCAGCAGCGTCACCAGTTTGGTGGCCCGATCGGTCGCTTCCAGGCGGTGCAGTACCTGTGCACCGACATCGCCGTCGCTGCGCATCTGACCTCAGCGCACGTGCGCTCGGCGGCCGGGGCCCTCGACGCGGGCGCCGATGCGCAGCCGCACCTCGGGCTGCTGCACAAGCAGGCCATCAAGACCGCCACCCACATGGTGCACTGCGCGCACGAGGTGCACGCGGGCATCGGGTACATGGTCGAGTCGAACGTGCACCTCTTTACTAACGCTGCCAAACGCTGGCAGTTTGACTTCGGATCGGCTGCGCACACCGACGCCGAGATCGTGTCTGCTCTTGACCGAATCTACGTGGGGGCTTGA
- a CDS encoding acyl-CoA dehydrogenase family protein, with translation MRTDLGTENEAWRAEIRAFLDAELPADHAFNPEFDDAPEQWAIAVEFSKKVAAKGWIGLTWPKEYGGKGLTPVANQIFLEEMYAADAPIINSVGIFLAAGTILVGGSEEQKQRLLPEIASMNTLWAEGLTEPEAGSDLGSLKTKAVQDGDDWIITGQKAFTSWGPMSDVLYVAARTGAEDGRNDAISIFLVDLKSEGVTLHPMRNYGGGVQSTTYLDHVRVSSSSLIGEAGMGWKYIMRAFYASGTVEPIYAMQESRLRELVAYCKQIPGKLEDPRVQADLAELAGIVQSQRLMAYEIIGDNAAGRQTPWGGGVQQIAAKEYEPLFAQIFDRVLGPTSQLRSDSKLAPMGGKPEAWYRQSFANHAGGTSQLKRMVLATRGLGLSR, from the coding sequence ATGCGCACCGATCTGGGAACAGAAAACGAAGCCTGGCGTGCAGAGATCCGAGCGTTTCTTGACGCCGAGCTGCCCGCAGACCACGCATTCAACCCCGAGTTTGATGACGCCCCCGAGCAGTGGGCGATCGCCGTTGAATTCAGCAAGAAGGTCGCCGCGAAGGGCTGGATCGGCCTGACCTGGCCCAAGGAATATGGAGGCAAGGGGCTCACCCCCGTTGCGAATCAGATCTTCCTTGAAGAGATGTACGCCGCAGATGCGCCGATCATCAACTCGGTCGGCATCTTCCTCGCGGCCGGCACGATTTTGGTCGGTGGCTCTGAAGAGCAGAAGCAGCGCCTGCTGCCCGAGATCGCGAGCATGAACACGCTGTGGGCCGAGGGCCTCACTGAACCCGAAGCCGGATCAGACCTTGGTTCGCTCAAGACCAAGGCCGTGCAAGACGGTGACGACTGGATCATCACCGGCCAGAAGGCCTTCACCTCCTGGGGCCCGATGTCTGATGTGCTGTACGTCGCCGCCCGCACCGGCGCCGAAGACGGCCGCAACGATGCGATCAGCATCTTCCTCGTGGATCTCAAGAGCGAGGGCGTCACGCTGCACCCCATGCGCAACTACGGTGGCGGTGTGCAGTCAACGACGTACCTTGACCACGTCAGAGTGTCCAGCAGCTCGCTGATCGGCGAGGCCGGCATGGGCTGGAAGTACATCATGCGCGCTTTCTACGCATCGGGAACGGTCGAGCCGATCTACGCGATGCAAGAGTCACGCCTGCGTGAGCTCGTCGCATACTGCAAGCAGATTCCCGGCAAGCTCGAGGATCCGCGCGTGCAGGCCGACCTCGCTGAACTCGCGGGCATCGTGCAGTCGCAGCGACTGATGGCCTACGAAATCATTGGCGATAACGCCGCAGGCCGCCAGACCCCGTGGGGCGGCGGCGTGCAGCAGATTGCCGCGAAAGAATACGAGCCGCTGTTTGCGCAGATCTTTGATCGCGTGCTCGGCCCGACGAGCCAGTTGCGCTCGGACTCCAAGCTGGCCCCCATGGGCGGCAAGCCCGAGGCCTGGTACCGGCAGTCATTTGCCAACCACGCTGGCGGCACGTCACAGCTCAAACGAATGGTGCTCGCTACGCGAGGCCTCGGTCTGTCGAGATAA
- a CDS encoding Rieske 2Fe-2S domain-containing protein: protein MQPTGWFQIGWSSDLENGAVKPLNVFSRDLVLFRTESGKLVVLNAYCEHLGANMAYGGKVCGEDIQCPFHAWKWNAAGRNTEIPYQATVNRVRRIGTWHVAERDGLMYLWHNVDGGKPHYEVPSVFELFKDSGGPEQYHDPATTGGRFEAEPLPIHPQYAAENGVDFAHFKYVHRADEIPTVLSREFGEYTFQSELALEFKRRKADGELESVDGRTNAYLLGLGLGFSYAYGAGGICSITSVTPIDDENSILRFTAWASIEEGEDDVRVAKRQRSAIGQLRADLDIWKYQRYTEPPGLATAEAAGFRDIRQWARRFYAEGHHGSGAAEQTAGTDELLEQGA, encoded by the coding sequence ATGCAACCGACAGGCTGGTTCCAAATCGGCTGGTCAAGCGATCTGGAAAACGGTGCGGTGAAGCCGCTTAATGTGTTCAGTCGTGATCTCGTGCTGTTTCGCACCGAGAGCGGCAAACTTGTCGTCTTGAATGCGTACTGCGAACACCTCGGCGCCAACATGGCGTACGGCGGCAAGGTCTGCGGCGAAGACATCCAGTGCCCCTTCCACGCATGGAAGTGGAACGCGGCCGGCCGCAACACCGAGATCCCCTACCAGGCCACCGTGAACCGCGTGCGCCGCATCGGCACCTGGCACGTCGCCGAGCGCGACGGCCTGATGTACCTGTGGCACAACGTCGACGGCGGCAAGCCCCATTACGAGGTGCCCAGCGTCTTCGAACTGTTCAAAGACTCAGGCGGCCCCGAGCAGTACCACGACCCCGCGACCACGGGCGGCCGCTTCGAAGCCGAGCCCCTGCCGATCCACCCGCAGTACGCGGCTGAGAACGGCGTCGACTTCGCCCACTTCAAGTACGTGCACCGCGCAGACGAAATTCCGACTGTGCTCAGCCGCGAGTTTGGCGAGTACACGTTCCAGTCTGAGCTGGCGCTGGAGTTCAAGCGACGTAAGGCTGACGGCGAACTCGAATCGGTCGACGGCCGTACCAACGCCTACCTGCTCGGCCTGGGCCTCGGCTTCTCGTACGCCTACGGTGCCGGCGGCATCTGCAGCATCACCTCGGTCACTCCCATCGATGACGAGAACTCGATTCTGCGCTTCACCGCGTGGGCCTCTATCGAAGAAGGCGAAGACGACGTGCGCGTCGCCAAGCGCCAGCGCAGCGCGATCGGTCAGCTGCGCGCTGACCTCGATATCTGGAAGTACCAGCGCTACACGGAGCCTCCCGGGCTCGCGACCGCCGAGGCCGCAGGCTTCCGCGATATTCGTCAGTGGGCCCGCAGGTTCTACGCCGAGGGCCACCACGGCTCAGGCGCCGCAGAACAGACCGCAGGCACCGACGAGCTACTTGAGCAGGGGGCATAA
- a CDS encoding SDR family NAD(P)-dependent oxidoreductase gives MTQINPDAIPAYPQLLRLDGRNIVVIGAGQGMGRQTSHALAQCGATVICVDINDELARTVANEVGGIAWVGDVTQADEVDRLISETVAQIGGPLNGLVDIVGMAAWSPAIDLEEHTWDAQFDICLKHAYLLGSRVGRHLVDAGAGGSMVFIASVHGLTASVRHGAYGAAKAGLISWVKTLANELGDDGIRVNAVAPGSILTPRILAAGSAEIREQAANIAPLRRNGLPQDVASALLFLTSDLSAFITGQTLAVDGGVSIADPFERLLF, from the coding sequence ATGACCCAAATCAATCCAGACGCGATACCCGCGTACCCCCAGCTGCTCCGCCTCGACGGGCGCAACATTGTGGTGATCGGGGCCGGCCAAGGGATGGGGCGCCAAACCAGCCACGCCCTCGCGCAGTGCGGCGCGACCGTCATCTGCGTCGATATCAACGATGAGCTCGCCCGCACCGTCGCGAACGAGGTGGGCGGCATCGCGTGGGTGGGTGACGTCACCCAGGCCGACGAAGTCGATCGCCTGATCAGCGAAACGGTCGCCCAGATCGGCGGGCCACTGAACGGTCTAGTCGATATTGTCGGCATGGCGGCATGGTCGCCGGCCATCGATCTTGAAGAGCACACCTGGGATGCGCAGTTCGATATCTGCCTGAAGCACGCCTACCTGCTGGGCTCGCGCGTCGGCCGCCACCTCGTCGATGCGGGCGCCGGCGGCAGCATGGTGTTCATCGCCTCGGTGCACGGCCTCACGGCCTCAGTGCGCCACGGTGCGTACGGCGCCGCGAAGGCCGGCCTGATTTCGTGGGTAAAAACCCTCGCCAACGAGCTGGGTGACGACGGCATCAGGGTGAACGCGGTCGCCCCCGGATCAATCCTCACCCCGCGCATTCTCGCCGCGGGCAGCGCCGAAATTCGCGAGCAGGCCGCCAACATCGCGCCGCTGCGCCGCAACGGCCTCCCCCAAGACGTGGCCTCAGCCCTCCTCTTCCTCACCAGCGATCTCTCCGCGTTCATCACCGGCCAAACACTCGCCGTCGATGGCGGCGTCTCGATCGCCGACCCCTTTGAAAGGTTGCTCTTTTGA
- a CDS encoding alpha/beta hydrolase fold domain-containing protein gives MTNTPPTTPQSSLPALRPSVLATSQTLLDRRARVALAPALVPDPRTTVEEHRFGGVRCLSFAAPEASGTIIYLHGGGYRLGSPELFAPFAERLAHATGQRVIAVDYRLAPEHPFPAGLHDALDVYREIAQATGSAPALIGDSAGGGLAASLALACAQQQLPAPRAVVLLSGWVDLSCTAESYQSRADTDQLFSYADASEAAAQYLQGWPAADPFASPALADLTEFPPTLLFGSTDEAVLDDTLAMTRALARAGRPVQAELRPGLPHAWPTTDPGNAETAATLGTIAAFLAA, from the coding sequence TTGACAAACACTCCCCCCACCACGCCGCAAAGCTCACTGCCCGCGCTGCGCCCAAGCGTGCTCGCGACGTCCCAAACGCTGCTGGATCGGCGGGCCCGGGTCGCGCTTGCCCCGGCTTTGGTTCCGGATCCACGCACGACCGTCGAAGAGCACCGCTTCGGCGGCGTGCGTTGCCTGTCGTTCGCCGCCCCCGAAGCCTCGGGCACCATCATCTATCTGCACGGCGGCGGCTACCGGCTCGGGTCGCCCGAGTTGTTTGCTCCGTTCGCCGAACGGCTGGCGCACGCCACCGGGCAGCGCGTGATCGCCGTTGATTACCGCCTCGCCCCCGAGCATCCGTTCCCGGCCGGGCTGCACGATGCCCTCGACGTCTACCGTGAGATTGCGCAGGCCACCGGCAGCGCGCCCGCGCTCATCGGCGATTCGGCCGGCGGCGGGCTCGCCGCCTCGCTCGCGCTCGCCTGCGCGCAGCAGCAGCTCCCCGCCCCGCGCGCGGTCGTGCTGTTGTCGGGCTGGGTCGATCTGAGCTGCACCGCAGAAAGTTACCAGTCGCGCGCCGACACCGATCAGCTGTTCTCGTACGCCGATGCGAGCGAGGCCGCGGCGCAGTATCTGCAGGGGTGGCCGGCCGCCGACCCGTTCGCGTCGCCCGCGCTGGCCGATCTCACCGAGTTTCCGCCGACGCTGCTGTTTGGCAGCACCGACGAGGCCGTGCTCGACGACACCCTCGCCATGACCCGGGCGCTGGCACGCGCGGGGCGCCCGGTGCAGGCGGAGCTGCGCCCGGGGCTGCCGCACGCCTGGCCCACCACTGATCCGGGCAACGCAGAAACAGCGGCCACCCTGGGCACGATCGCCGCGTTCCTCGCGGCGTAA
- a CDS encoding cysteine hydrolase family protein, translating into MELGELAAPEHTAVVIIEMQRGVVGDCAGPMLAPLTTAVESHQIASRLAELADAARRSGIRVVHAVARFRADWATTPINNPTFAVHRKIDPNRIVEGTPGAEVIAQLTPQPADIVSVRQHGMSAFTGTDLDAALRALGVRTVVIGGVSLNLGVPGTANEAINLGYKIAVVRDGVIGVPTEYGEQVLQHTLRPLGPTPTTAELVAAWGGAE; encoded by the coding sequence GTGGAACTCGGCGAGCTGGCGGCCCCCGAGCACACGGCCGTGGTGATCATCGAGATGCAGCGCGGCGTCGTGGGCGACTGCGCGGGCCCCATGCTCGCACCGCTGACGACCGCGGTGGAATCTCACCAGATCGCATCGCGCTTGGCCGAGCTGGCCGATGCCGCGCGGCGATCGGGGATTCGCGTGGTGCACGCCGTTGCGCGCTTTCGCGCCGACTGGGCGACGACCCCGATCAATAACCCGACCTTCGCGGTGCACCGCAAAATCGATCCCAACCGCATCGTAGAGGGCACCCCGGGGGCCGAAGTGATCGCCCAGCTCACCCCGCAGCCAGCAGACATCGTCTCGGTGCGGCAGCACGGAATGTCGGCGTTTACTGGCACCGATCTTGACGCGGCGCTGCGTGCGCTCGGCGTGCGCACCGTCGTGATCGGCGGGGTGTCACTGAACCTCGGGGTGCCGGGCACCGCGAATGAAGCGATCAACCTGGGCTACAAGATCGCGGTCGTGCGCGACGGCGTCATCGGCGTGCCCACCGAGTACGGCGAACAGGTGCTGCAGCACACCCTGCGGCCGCTCGGCCCCACCCCCACGACCGCAGAGCTCGTGGCGGCGTGGGGCGGGGCCGAGTAG
- a CDS encoding ferredoxin--NADP reductase: protein MLLTSEPIVGGSVELNAQAPAEPVAVGPIELHVIDVIEETTEAHSIVFEIPAELADRCRYRSGQFLTLRIPSDLTGSVARSYSLSSSPVIDNHLKVTVKRIPEGYGSNWVCDNVRAGDRVTVLPPAGTFVVRNPNADLLLFAAGSGITPVISILKTSLQEGTGKIVLYYANRDASSVIFDQELSELQARHPERVEVQHWYDSEHGFADVERIVGVAGAHAGADAYLCGPPPFMNTVVEGLKAAGFTSAQIHREVFSSLTGNPFEVVEEPEVDADAASDQPATQATIHLEGETHEVEWPAERTLVDVLLSKGINVPYSCKSGECGSCACHVVSGEVNMAPSEALDQEDIDDGYVLGCQSRPRSTKVEISFG from the coding sequence ATGCTGCTAACGTCCGAACCGATCGTCGGGGGATCCGTCGAGCTCAATGCACAGGCACCCGCCGAGCCGGTTGCGGTGGGACCCATCGAGCTGCACGTCATTGACGTCATCGAGGAAACCACCGAGGCGCACTCCATCGTATTCGAGATTCCCGCCGAACTCGCTGACCGCTGCCGCTACCGCTCAGGCCAGTTTCTGACGCTGCGCATTCCGAGCGATCTCACGGGATCGGTGGCCCGGTCATACTCGCTCTCAAGCTCTCCCGTGATCGATAACCACCTCAAGGTGACGGTGAAGCGCATTCCCGAGGGCTACGGCTCGAACTGGGTGTGCGACAACGTTCGCGCGGGCGACCGCGTCACGGTGCTGCCGCCGGCGGGCACCTTCGTGGTGCGCAACCCGAACGCCGACCTGCTGCTGTTCGCCGCGGGCAGCGGCATCACCCCGGTGATCTCGATTCTGAAGACTTCGCTGCAAGAGGGCACCGGCAAGATCGTGCTCTACTACGCCAACCGCGACGCCTCCTCGGTGATTTTTGACCAGGAGCTCAGCGAGCTGCAGGCGCGCCACCCCGAGCGGGTGGAGGTGCAACACTGGTACGACAGCGAGCACGGCTTCGCTGACGTGGAACGCATTGTGGGGGTCGCCGGCGCACACGCTGGCGCCGACGCTTACCTGTGTGGCCCACCGCCCTTCATGAACACGGTGGTCGAGGGTCTCAAAGCCGCAGGATTTACCTCGGCGCAGATTCACCGCGAGGTCTTTAGCTCACTCACCGGCAACCCCTTCGAAGTTGTCGAAGAGCCCGAAGTTGATGCCGATGCCGCGAGCGACCAGCCCGCCACGCAGGCCACCATCCACCTCGAGGGCGAAACCCACGAGGTCGAATGGCCCGCTGAGCGCACCCTGGTCGACGTGCTGTTGAGCAAGGGCATCAACGTGCCCTACTCGTGCAAGTCGGGTGAGTGCGGTTCGTGCGCCTGCCACGTCGTGAGCGGCGAGGTGAACATGGCGCCCTCAGAAGCCCTCGACCAAGAAGACATCGACGACGGCTACGTGCTCGGCTGCCAGTCGCGCCCCCGGTCAACCAAGGTCGAAATCTCGTTCGGTTAA
- a CDS encoding cyclase family protein — translation MSTRKSNWGRWGESDERGALNHLTPERVINALKIPKTGKTYGLSIPIQRSGVPNMEYRGAPQRLTLTNHEDEAMARANGGAPGVGANEDQLIIPSHTSTHMDALCHVYSDNKIYNGFPAEGMTPYNGADKCSIDKVGGIAGRGVLIDVAAAKGVAMLPAGYVITAADLQLALDAQGTVLETGDLVLIRTGWLEDFLDNQSDLLPQPGIGLEAAAFLADKDVAIVGSDNSAIEPIPFDQNIYLGGHIILLVENGIHLIENLNLRELAADKCYEFFLSIGALMITGATASPVTPVAIG, via the coding sequence TTGAGCACGCGCAAATCGAACTGGGGCCGCTGGGGCGAGTCTGATGAACGGGGCGCCCTGAACCACCTGACACCTGAGCGGGTGATCAATGCGCTCAAGATCCCCAAGACGGGCAAGACGTACGGCCTGAGTATTCCGATCCAGCGTTCTGGGGTGCCCAACATGGAGTACCGCGGGGCCCCGCAGCGCCTCACGCTGACCAACCACGAAGACGAAGCAATGGCACGCGCCAACGGCGGCGCCCCCGGCGTCGGCGCGAACGAAGACCAGCTCATCATCCCATCGCACACGTCGACCCACATGGATGCGCTGTGCCACGTCTACTCTGACAACAAGATTTACAACGGCTTCCCCGCCGAAGGCATGACCCCGTACAACGGTGCCGACAAGTGCAGCATCGACAAGGTGGGCGGCATCGCTGGCCGCGGCGTGCTCATCGACGTGGCGGCGGCCAAGGGCGTGGCAATGTTGCCCGCCGGCTATGTCATCACGGCGGCCGATCTGCAGCTCGCCCTCGATGCGCAGGGCACCGTGCTTGAGACCGGCGACCTCGTACTGATTCGCACCGGCTGGCTCGAGGACTTCCTCGATAACCAGAGCGATCTTCTGCCGCAGCCCGGCATTGGTCTCGAAGCCGCCGCGTTCCTCGCAGACAAGGATGTCGCGATTGTCGGTTCCGATAACTCGGCAATCGAACCGATCCCCTTTGACCAGAACATCTACCTGGGTGGCCACATCATCTTGCTCGTCGAGAACGGCATCCACCTGATCGAAAACTTGAACCTGCGCGAACTCGCAGCTGACAAATGCTACGAGTTCTTCCTCTCAATCGGCGCCCTCATGATCACCGGCGCCACCGCAAGCCCGGTAACCCCGGTCGCAATTGGCTAA
- a CDS encoding VOC family protein translates to MSNTQFNYRSSHVGMCVRDVAATLRFYVDGLGFKKITEYVVDEQIPEVDAPCSLTATFIERDGMRFELLDYLKPGVIGAPPTRRNQVGLTHISFFADDIDAAAQALTEFGGTIIENTRVGAEDPTLAQYIFLADPDGNRVELMHIPAGTAW, encoded by the coding sequence ATGTCAAACACCCAGTTCAACTACCGTTCATCACACGTCGGAATGTGCGTCCGCGACGTTGCGGCCACGCTGCGTTTCTACGTTGATGGCCTCGGCTTCAAGAAGATCACGGAGTACGTGGTCGACGAGCAGATCCCCGAGGTCGATGCTCCTTGCAGCCTCACTGCCACGTTCATCGAGCGCGACGGCATGCGCTTTGAGCTGCTTGATTACCTCAAGCCCGGCGTCATCGGCGCACCCCCCACCCGCCGCAACCAGGTAGGCCTCACCCACATCTCGTTCTTCGCAGACGACATCGATGCGGCCGCACAGGCGCTCACCGAGTTCGGCGGCACCATCATCGAGAACACCCGCGTTGGCGCCGAAGACCCGACCCTCGCGCAGTACATTTTCCTGGCTGACCCCGACGGCAACCGGGTCGAGCTCATGCACATTCCGGCAGGTACCGCCTGGTAA
- a CDS encoding flavin-containing monooxygenase, with protein sequence MTPTATLTTRDPHLWVPQRTVEDLEVFRKKYLEERDKRLPNTGADTYNPIDFTGELASYDADPHAEGPRTLAPQTAELDVLVIGAGFMGLTAGIELNKLGIDNYKILDVASDFGGTWYWNRYPGVRCDVEAYVYLPYLEETGYIPTERYVRGSEIFAYCKSLAAQNDLYEHAIFQTRVTGMTWDEETARWTVTTDAGDEFRARFVATQSGLFTRPHLPGIPGIEKFKGHSFHTSRWDFEYTGGDTTGGLENLRDKRVAIIGTGATGVQAIPQLAKYAESLVVFQRTPSQIAPRENAETDVEWFKSLPKGWHQERRTSFDKCAMDRATIDCDVDDGWVKFAKYQLNAIYEAGGESPSLEQFMDALERSDYSWSEMLRDRVDSVVEDPAKAEKLKSYYRTMCKRPGFSDEFLPAFNNESVDIVDTAETPIDRITETGVVVGDHEYEVDLIIYATGFQHGRTWTDKAGYDVEGRNGIKLSEKFAEGLSTYHGFLSVDFPNLFFLGYTQTGQASNIAHLIDQQANHMVYIIDKCFKDGIRAIEPTPEAEAGWNQTLLEQSTMRKDWLTTCTPGHYNNEGRILDKRNPLVGGVYGPGFEFFDMLKAWRASGQLEGLSPTYSA encoded by the coding sequence ATGACTCCTACCGCCACACTAACCACGCGTGACCCACACCTCTGGGTACCGCAGCGCACCGTCGAAGACCTCGAGGTCTTCCGCAAGAAGTACCTAGAGGAGCGCGACAAGCGCCTCCCCAACACCGGCGCCGACACGTACAACCCGATCGATTTCACCGGTGAACTCGCATCGTACGACGCCGACCCGCACGCCGAGGGCCCCCGCACCCTTGCCCCGCAGACCGCCGAACTCGATGTGCTCGTGATCGGTGCGGGCTTCATGGGCCTCACCGCGGGCATCGAACTCAACAAGCTCGGCATCGACAATTACAAGATTCTTGACGTCGCCTCTGACTTCGGTGGCACCTGGTATTGGAACCGCTACCCGGGTGTGCGCTGCGACGTTGAAGCCTACGTCTACCTGCCGTATCTCGAAGAGACCGGCTACATTCCCACTGAGCGTTACGTGCGCGGCAGCGAAATCTTCGCGTACTGCAAGTCGCTCGCCGCACAGAATGACCTCTACGAGCACGCCATCTTCCAGACCCGCGTCACCGGCATGACCTGGGACGAAGAGACCGCGCGCTGGACCGTCACAACCGACGCCGGCGATGAGTTTCGCGCACGCTTTGTCGCGACCCAGAGTGGCTTGTTCACCCGCCCCCACCTCCCCGGCATCCCCGGCATCGAGAAGTTCAAGGGCCACAGCTTCCACACGAGCCGCTGGGATTTCGAGTACACCGGCGGCGACACCACGGGTGGCCTCGAGAACCTGCGCGACAAGCGCGTGGCCATCATTGGCACCGGCGCAACCGGCGTGCAGGCGATTCCGCAGCTCGCGAAGTACGCCGAGTCACTCGTCGTCTTCCAGCGCACCCCCTCGCAGATCGCCCCGCGCGAGAACGCTGAGACCGATGTCGAGTGGTTCAAGTCACTGCCCAAGGGCTGGCACCAAGAGCGTCGCACCTCGTTCGATAAGTGTGCGATGGACCGCGCCACGATCGACTGCGACGTTGATGACGGCTGGGTGAAGTTCGCCAAGTATCAGCTGAACGCCATCTACGAAGCGGGCGGCGAATCGCCCTCGCTCGAGCAGTTCATGGATGCCCTCGAGCGCTCCGACTACTCCTGGAGCGAGATGCTGCGCGACCGCGTAGATTCTGTCGTCGAAGACCCGGCGAAGGCTGAGAAGCTGAAGTCGTACTACCGCACGATGTGCAAGCGCCCCGGCTTCAGCGATGAGTTCTTGCCCGCGTTTAACAATGAGTCGGTTGATATCGTCGACACGGCCGAAACCCCCATCGACCGCATCACTGAGACGGGCGTTGTGGTGGGTGACCATGAGTATGAGGTCGACCTCATCATCTACGCCACCGGTTTCCAGCACGGCCGCACCTGGACCGACAAGGCCGGGTACGACGTCGAGGGCCGCAACGGCATCAAGCTGTCTGAGAAGTTCGCTGAAGGTTTGAGCACCTACCACGGCTTCCTCAGCGTCGACTTCCCCAACCTCTTCTTCTTGGGCTACACCCAGACCGGTCAGGCGTCGAACATCGCACACCTCATCGATCAGCAGGCTAACCACATGGTCTACATCATTGACAAGTGCTTCAAGGATGGCATTCGTGCGATCGAGCCGACGCCCGAGGCAGAGGCGGGCTGGAACCAGACGCTGCTCGAGCAGTCCACGATGCGCAAGGACTGGCTGACCACGTGTACGCCCGGCCACTACAACAACGAGGGGCGCATTCTTGATAAGCGCAACCCGCTCGTGGGTGGCGTTTACGGCCCCGGTTTCGAGTTCTTCGACATGCTCAAGGCTTGGCGTGCATCGGGTCAGCTCGAGGGCCTCTCGCCCACCTACTCGGCTTAA